The Xiphophorus maculatus strain JP 163 A chromosome 23, X_maculatus-5.0-male, whole genome shotgun sequence genome contains a region encoding:
- the arhgef9 gene encoding rho guanine nucleotide exchange factor 9 isoform X5, with the protein MDLRLGPGSQRTTLWRGEKSGARWSRAGTPGAPSRLRVEMNDLISGGSVVNAEAVWDHVTMADRELAFKAGDVIKVLDASNKDWWWGQIDEEEGWFPASFVRVEPHPPQPQTKQVFYINPIATPRFQNTTSKLWVNQEDGAAEPAEGTSEVQNGHLDPTNDCLCLGSPLQNRDQMRANVINEIMSTERHYIKHLKDICEGYLRQCRKRVDMFNDDQLKVIFGNIEDIYRFQMGFVRDLEKQYNTEEPHLSEIGPCFLEHQDGFWIYSEYCNNHLDACMELSKLMRDGRYQHFFEACRLLQQMIDIAIDGFLLTPVQKICKYPLQLAELLKYTAQDHSDYRYVAAALAVMRNVTQQINERKRRLENIDKIAQWQASVLDWEGDDILDRSSELIYTGELSWIYQPYGRSQQRVFFLFDHQLVLCKKDLIRRDILYYKGRIDMDRYEVRDAIDGRDDDFNVSVKNAFKLFNKDSEEIHIFLAKKPEEKIRWLRAFHEERKMVQEDEKIGFEISEYQKRQAAMTVRKVTKQKGVNRCTPPSYPPPQDPLSAGQYEVTEDMAQGEVFEFSQSKRGQGPFWQNFSRLAPFKK; encoded by the exons ATGGATCTGCGCTTGGGGCCCGGTTCGCAGCGCACCACGCTctggagaggagagaaaagcgGTGCGCGTTGGTCGAGAGCGGGGACACCCGGCGCTCCATCACGGCTACGCGTTGAAATGAATGAC TTGATAAGTGGAGGCTCGGTTGTCAACGCTGAGGCGGTATGGGACCACGTGACCATGGCGGATCGGGAGCTGGCGTTTAAGGCCGGCGACGTCATAAAGGTGCTGGACGCTTCCAACAAGGACTGGTGGTGGGGCCAGATCGATGAGGAGGAAGGATGGTTCCCTGCCAGCTTTGTACGG GTGGAACCCCATCCTCCTCAGCCCCAAACAAAACAGGTTTTCTATATCAACCCCATAGCAACTCCACGGTTCCAAAACACCACGTCAAAg CTGTGGGTGAACCAGGAGGACGGTGCGGCAGAGCCGGCCGAGGGGACCAGCGAGGTGCAGAACGGGCACCTAGATCCGACCAATGACTGCCTGTGTCTGGGCTCCCCCCTTCAAAACCGAGACCAAATGAGGGCGAACGTCATCAATGAGATCATGAGCACAGAGAGACACTACATTAAACACCTCAAGGACATCTGTGAG gGTTACTTGCGCCAGTGTAGGAAGCGTGTGGACATGTTCAATGACGACCAGCTCAAGGTCATTTTTGGAAACATAGAGGACATCTACCGCTTCCAGATGGGCTTTGTTAGAGATCTGGAGAAACAGTACAACACAGAGGAACCGCACCTCTCTGAAATCGGGCCGTGTTTTTTAGAACAC CAAGATGGATTCTGGATCTATTCAGAATACTGCAACAACCACTTGGATGCCTGCATGGAGTTAAGCAAACTGATGAGGGATGGCAGGTATCAGCACTTCTTTGAGGCTTGTCGTCTTCTCCAGCAAATGATTGACATCGCTATAGACGGCTTCTTGCTCACCCCTGTccagaaaatctgcaaatatcCCCTACAGTTGGCCGAACTTCTCAAATACACAGCACAAGACCACAG CGACTATCGATACGTGGCAGCTGCTTTGGCCGTAATGCGGAACGTCACTCAGCAGATCAATGAGAGGAAGAGGCGGTTGGAGAACATCGACAAAATCGCCCAGTGGCAAGCCTCCGTTCTCGACTGGGAG GGAGATGATATTTTAGACAGGAGCTCTGAGCTTATCTACACCGGGGAGTTGTCATGGATCTATCAGCCGTATGGACGCAGCCAACAGCGAGTCTTCTTCCTCTTTGATCACCAGCTGGTGCTCTGTAAGAAG GACCTGATACGTCGGGACATACTCTACTACAAGGGCCGCATCGACATGGATCGCTACGAAGTTCGGGACGCCATCGACGGCCGGGACGACGACTTTAACGTCAGCGTTAAGAACGCTTTCAAGTTGTTCAACAAAGACAGCGAGGAGATCCACATCTTCCTGGCCAAAAAGCCAGAAGAGAAGATCCGCTGGCTCAGGGCCTTCCACGAAGAGCGGAAGATGGTGCAAGAGGACGAGAAAATTG GTTTTGAGATCTCGGAGTACCAGAAGCGACAGGCAGCCATGACAGTGAGAAAGGTGACCAAACAGAAAG